A single window of Cellulomonas sp. NTE-D12 DNA harbors:
- a CDS encoding tyrosine-type recombinase/integrase, translating to MRRLPSGRWQARYTGPDGAQRAVGVYPTKAEADQALAFEISEIARGTWRDPRRGDQPLADFLRTWIATRADLAPSTRALYERMFTQWIDADVPLGDLSRSVSRQTVRLGERTLASIGPADIREWDAAVLAEARRRAGARWTKASVTPERVNKAIRTWAAEQGRPVAPTGRMSASLREAWLAATGGEVPLDPRAERHNLGHTEAAQAYRFLHTGLAQAVSDGLILANPCAVKGASQRDSRHRTERRVLAADELWALADAMPERYRAAVVVAFLSGLRAGELFALQRRHVDLTKGTLRVEQALALPGSGSVFSTTKSRAGVRTVVLPSVAVEVLAEHMALFTPAGRDSLVFGTSSGRPVSNGHRSMMFGRARKTIGRDDLTWHDLRHSALTLVASTGATLPELMERAGHSTPRAALHYQHAADDSQRRIAERLDVLMAVKQPRG from the coding sequence GTGCGGCGGCTCCCCAGCGGGAGATGGCAGGCCCGGTACACCGGACCGGACGGCGCGCAGCGCGCGGTCGGGGTCTATCCGACGAAGGCGGAGGCCGACCAGGCGCTCGCCTTCGAGATCTCCGAGATTGCCCGCGGCACCTGGCGGGACCCGCGGCGCGGGGACCAGCCGCTCGCGGACTTCCTGCGGACCTGGATCGCGACCCGCGCCGATCTGGCCCCGAGCACCCGTGCGCTGTATGAGCGGATGTTCACGCAGTGGATCGATGCGGACGTGCCGCTGGGCGACCTGTCCCGCAGCGTCTCGCGGCAGACGGTCCGGCTCGGCGAGCGCACCCTGGCGTCGATCGGTCCGGCCGACATCCGGGAGTGGGACGCCGCCGTTCTGGCCGAGGCGCGACGGCGGGCGGGGGCTCGGTGGACGAAGGCGAGCGTCACGCCGGAGCGGGTCAACAAGGCGATCCGGACGTGGGCTGCCGAGCAGGGCCGGCCCGTCGCGCCCACCGGCCGGATGTCGGCGTCGCTGCGTGAGGCGTGGCTGGCCGCGACCGGGGGAGAGGTGCCGCTGGACCCGCGTGCCGAGCGGCACAACCTCGGCCACACCGAGGCGGCGCAGGCCTACCGGTTCCTGCACACCGGGCTGGCCCAGGCGGTGTCCGACGGGCTCATCCTGGCGAACCCGTGCGCGGTCAAGGGCGCGAGCCAACGCGACTCCCGGCACCGGACCGAGCGGCGGGTGCTCGCCGCCGACGAGCTGTGGGCGCTGGCCGACGCGATGCCCGAGCGGTACCGCGCCGCGGTGGTCGTGGCGTTCCTGTCCGGGCTGCGCGCCGGGGAGCTCTTCGCGCTGCAGCGCCGGCACGTCGACCTGACCAAGGGGACGCTGCGGGTCGAGCAGGCGCTCGCGCTGCCGGGGAGCGGATCGGTCTTCTCGACGACGAAGTCGCGCGCCGGCGTGCGGACGGTGGTGCTGCCGTCGGTCGCGGTCGAGGTGCTGGCGGAGCACATGGCGCTGTTCACGCCGGCGGGACGAGACTCGCTGGTGTTCGGGACCTCGTCCGGGCGGCCGGTCAGCAACGGACATCGCTCGATGATGTTCGGACGGGCTCGGAAGACCATCGGTCGCGACGACCTGACATGGCACGACCTCCGGCACTCGGCACTGACGCTCGTCGCCTCAACGGGGGCGACGCTGCCCGAGCTGATGGAGCGGGCCGGGCACTCGACGCCGCGCGCGGCGCTGCACTACCAGCACGCCGCGGACGACTCGCAGCGGCGGATCGCCGAGCGGCTCGATGTCCTAATGGCCGTTAAGCAGCCACGTGGCTAG
- a CDS encoding DUF2971 domain-containing protein, which translates to MSANRSLYHYTTASGLLGILTTQTIRATDVRFLNDAREALYARDLVLNAISQMDNPVLRPDHFAHDLGHYAVETFEEYKRYFFETLASTDFGVYAACFCESGDLLSQWRGYGAEHGYAIELDAAKLAAVSGSPAMYTPASRLIEVRYGSEAAADIASEAVRAVGDFNLNHPGVKSYYKALEVSALLATVKDPAFRQEEEWRLLAALEPEGPAGGPGAPESLVKYRSTSMAIVPYIELPFAIDAIRSIRLGPGNYGDVREAGVRKLLASLGSSAAVSRSEVPLRA; encoded by the coding sequence GTGTCTGCCAATAGGTCGCTGTATCACTACACCACAGCCTCGGGATTGCTCGGGATCCTCACTACGCAGACGATTCGTGCGACGGACGTTCGCTTTCTGAATGATGCGCGCGAGGCGCTCTACGCTCGAGACCTCGTCCTCAACGCCATCAGTCAGATGGATAACCCGGTCTTGAGGCCCGATCACTTCGCACATGACCTAGGCCATTACGCCGTCGAGACTTTCGAGGAGTACAAGCGGTACTTCTTCGAGACGCTTGCCTCGACAGACTTCGGTGTCTATGCCGCATGCTTCTGCGAGTCCGGTGATCTGCTCAGCCAATGGCGTGGCTATGGGGCCGAGCACGGGTACGCGATCGAACTGGATGCGGCGAAGTTGGCGGCGGTGTCCGGGAGTCCCGCGATGTACACACCTGCGAGTCGCCTCATCGAGGTCCGCTATGGCTCCGAGGCCGCGGCTGATATCGCTTCTGAGGCCGTCAGGGCTGTTGGCGACTTCAATTTGAACCATCCGGGAGTGAAGTCGTACTACAAGGCGCTTGAAGTCTCAGCACTGCTCGCGACCGTGAAAGACCCTGCGTTCAGGCAGGAAGAGGAATGGCGGCTCCTGGCAGCCCTGGAACCCGAGGGCCCCGCAGGCGGTCCCGGTGCTCCAGAGTCCTTGGTGAAATACCGGTCCACATCAATGGCTATCGTTCCATACATCGAGCTACCGTTTGCGATCGACGCGATCCGGTCGATTCGGCTTGGCCCCGGCAATTACGGGGACGTGCGCGAGGCTGGCGTCAGGAAGCTTCTGGCTTCACTAGGCTCAAGTGCTGCGGTGAGCCGATCAGAGGTGCCACTTCGGGCCTGA
- a CDS encoding HNH endonuclease, with translation MWDGELDARLRRELMAWLTVRTHDGAQPIGTSELADFMFDGEQFRVLDRQRGITKPAVLPSALSLRTTYRSPGQPLPYDDHIGDDGLVRYKWRGDDGEHWENRALRAAMRAESPLVWFFGVGPALWQPVYPVFLVGEEPAEQQFIVDPDVARGLITPGSRVEEHLRRYVVAQTRRRLHQPVFRATVLRAYEGRCAVCSLAHPELLDAAHIVPDSSPRGIASVRNGMALCKLHHSAFDANILGIDPDLKIAIRPDLLAEIDGPTLRYGLQERHGEHLRVLPHVRAERPDPELLAERFAVFLAEPQAS, from the coding sequence GTGTGGGACGGTGAACTGGATGCGCGTCTGAGGCGCGAACTCATGGCCTGGCTGACGGTCCGGACCCACGACGGGGCTCAGCCGATCGGCACCAGTGAGCTGGCCGACTTCATGTTCGACGGCGAGCAGTTCCGCGTGTTGGATCGCCAGCGGGGCATCACGAAACCGGCGGTTCTTCCGTCGGCTCTTAGCCTAAGAACGACGTATCGCTCACCCGGTCAGCCGCTGCCATACGACGATCACATCGGGGACGATGGACTGGTCCGCTACAAGTGGCGCGGCGACGACGGTGAACACTGGGAGAACCGGGCGCTACGAGCCGCCATGCGCGCAGAAAGCCCGCTCGTGTGGTTCTTTGGCGTGGGACCCGCGTTGTGGCAGCCGGTGTATCCAGTATTCCTCGTAGGCGAGGAACCAGCAGAGCAGCAGTTCATTGTCGACCCTGATGTCGCGCGGGGTTTGATAACGCCAGGCTCGCGAGTGGAAGAACATCTGCGTCGATATGTCGTGGCGCAGACGCGCCGTCGTCTTCACCAGCCCGTCTTCCGTGCGACAGTTCTGCGAGCCTACGAGGGTCGCTGCGCCGTCTGTTCTCTCGCCCACCCGGAACTGCTTGATGCGGCGCACATCGTTCCCGACTCCAGCCCGCGAGGCATTGCATCCGTTCGCAACGGCATGGCCCTATGCAAGCTTCATCACTCAGCGTTCGATGCAAACATCCTCGGCATCGACCCGGACCTCAAAATCGCAATCAGACCGGATCTCTTGGCGGAGATCGACGGACCAACACTTCGCTACGGGCTCCAGGAGCGGCACGGCGAGCACCTGCGCGTACTGCCGCACGTGCGTGCGGAGCGTCCCGACCCCGAGCTGCTGGCCGAGCGGTTCGCAGTGTTTCTCGCGGAGCCGCAGGCAAGCTGA
- a CDS encoding TetR family transcriptional regulator, with protein sequence MPADAAPATGLRERKKARTRTAIQHHALRLFTEQGYAATTVEQVAEAADVSPSTVFRYFPTKDDLVLTDELDPALIAAIRSQPAELAPVSAFRAALRQVFGAVDAGLLVDVKTRATLILSVPELRAAMLDQLAQSITWLTELIAERAGRPADDPAARALAGAMVGVWIAAATDWVAHPDDDLLGALDTALAYLENGLTLDVP encoded by the coding sequence GTGCCCGCTGACGCCGCCCCCGCCACCGGCCTGCGGGAGCGCAAGAAGGCCCGCACCCGCACGGCCATCCAGCACCACGCCCTGCGGCTGTTCACCGAGCAGGGCTACGCGGCGACGACGGTGGAGCAGGTGGCCGAGGCCGCCGACGTGTCTCCCAGCACCGTGTTCCGCTACTTCCCCACCAAGGACGACCTGGTCCTGACGGACGAGCTGGACCCCGCGCTCATCGCCGCGATCCGCTCCCAGCCGGCCGAGCTGGCCCCGGTGTCCGCGTTCCGCGCGGCGCTGCGGCAGGTGTTCGGCGCCGTCGACGCGGGCCTGCTGGTCGACGTCAAGACGCGCGCCACCCTGATCCTCTCGGTGCCGGAGCTGCGCGCCGCGATGCTGGACCAGCTGGCGCAGAGCATCACCTGGCTCACCGAGCTGATCGCCGAACGTGCCGGGCGCCCGGCAGACGACCCGGCGGCCCGGGCGCTGGCCGGCGCGATGGTCGGCGTCTGGATCGCCGCCGCGACCGACTGGGTGGCCCACCCCGACGACGACCTGCTCGGCGCGCTGGACACCGCGCTCGCGTACCTGGAGAACGGCCTGACGCTCGACGTGCCGTGA
- a CDS encoding DnaB-like helicase C-terminal domain-containing protein — MHFDGPMIAGGHPYELDALLNAEAPTMLPTGIVALDEFTGGIERGSLWAISGLAGIGVSGLALALAANAASDGDVIVCNGHIPSRVLARRLAALAGKERRLRVASWFSLLPEPPDDLGDGTLEQADLVVVDTWDETWHAATWPATRTELTRRLRWLRHLARDNGTAIVLTSRMPQARSDDVVGWMADAFDDAADVCIAITAMEDARFGAPIAARAIVRSRSVGRRAFRLAGGSVPRLTPEP, encoded by the coding sequence ATGCATTTCGACGGCCCGATGATCGCGGGGGGTCACCCCTATGAGCTGGACGCCCTGCTCAACGCGGAGGCTCCGACGATGCTCCCGACTGGCATCGTGGCGCTCGACGAATTCACGGGCGGGATCGAGCGGGGCTCTCTGTGGGCGATCTCAGGCCTTGCCGGTATCGGCGTCAGCGGCCTCGCTTTGGCCCTCGCCGCCAACGCCGCGTCCGACGGCGACGTCATCGTCTGCAACGGCCACATTCCGTCACGTGTGCTCGCGCGTCGCCTCGCCGCGCTCGCCGGCAAAGAGCGACGACTTCGGGTCGCATCCTGGTTCAGCCTGCTACCGGAACCGCCCGACGATCTGGGTGACGGCACTCTCGAACAGGCGGACCTGGTCGTCGTGGACACCTGGGACGAGACGTGGCATGCAGCAACGTGGCCGGCGACTCGTACCGAGCTCACCCGCCGGCTTCGCTGGCTCCGACATCTCGCGCGCGACAACGGCACAGCCATCGTTCTGACATCTCGCATGCCACAGGCCCGGAGCGACGATGTCGTGGGCTGGATGGCCGACGCGTTCGACGACGCGGCGGACGTCTGCATCGCGATCACCGCGATGGAGGACGCCCGCTTCGGAGCCCCGATCGCGGCGCGCGCGATCGTACGAAGCCGCAGCGTTGGACGGAGAGCATTTCGACTTGCAGGCGGGAGCGTGCCCCGGCTGACCCCCGAGCCGTGA
- a CDS encoding DUF6308 family protein → MPGQPSASTDVIRSAILDVVEQRGAELVNHYYRDKPFAGSLFDDLGDNPPDHFTTDDLLAASLLDVRFKPEAVRALVTGGVADDLLSGVPTDLPLWKANYDAVLGEHSAAGLLWLRVRAIPGIGRTRASKLLARKRPHLLPIIDSVVSGALGLGSTGSWSALQTALEDAQIRSAIDGMAPAMDGPAPTTLRLLDVATWMRFSESDNARDVRRSLDLQVKPRKALKARS, encoded by the coding sequence ATGCCTGGTCAGCCATCAGCGTCGACGGACGTCATCCGCAGCGCGATTCTCGACGTCGTCGAGCAACGCGGCGCGGAACTGGTCAACCACTACTACCGCGACAAGCCGTTTGCTGGATCCCTGTTCGACGACCTCGGGGATAACCCGCCGGATCACTTCACGACTGACGACCTGTTGGCAGCCTCCCTGCTTGACGTCCGCTTCAAGCCGGAGGCTGTCCGCGCACTCGTGACGGGAGGCGTCGCCGACGATCTCCTGTCGGGCGTGCCGACAGACCTGCCGCTGTGGAAGGCGAACTACGACGCGGTCCTCGGCGAGCACTCAGCCGCAGGGCTGCTGTGGCTGCGGGTGCGGGCAATTCCCGGCATCGGGCGTACCCGAGCCAGCAAGCTGCTGGCCCGGAAGCGCCCCCACCTGCTGCCGATCATCGACTCGGTCGTCAGCGGTGCACTCGGGTTGGGGAGCACCGGCTCCTGGTCCGCGCTTCAGACCGCACTCGAAGACGCGCAGATTCGGTCCGCGATCGATGGCATGGCGCCCGCGATGGACGGCCCGGCGCCGACCACGCTCCGGCTGCTCGACGTGGCGACATGGATGCGTTTCTCGGAGTCCGACAACGCGCGCGACGTTCGCCGGTCCCTCGACCTGCAGGTCAAGCCTCGGAAGGCCCTCAAGGCGCGGTCCTGA
- a CDS encoding DHA2 family efflux MFS transporter permease subunit → MNRTTSGTVGSRRWWALGGVTLAVLAVSMDVTILSVALPTLAGALSATAADLQWFSAGYALVLAALTLPAGWLGDRLGRKRVLMGSLLVFAAGSAACAYAGSAAWFVVARMLLGVGGAGVVVMAVSALTVLFDDAERPRAVAVWGAANLVAFPVGPILGGWLLSHVWWGWVFLLNVPVSLLGLAAVAAWVPESSADRPPRLDGVGLVASSAGLAALTWGFIQAGQDGWSSARAWALMVTGLLALVGFGGWEARLARRGGQPLVDPALFRSASFSWGVTLFAVLTLALIGLIFALPQYFQAVLGTDPQGSGLRLLPLVGGLLVGLGPSRALAVRVGVKTTVAAGFVVLAAGLAIGATTTTASGTGFAALWTAVSGVGTGMVMATVAAAALAEIPAERAGVGSAVMQAVKGVGAPLGAAVLGSVLAAGYRNHLPVVTTPGGAGEAMRANVFAGLRVARQLHDAQLGRQVQAAFVHGVTGTLLVSLAVAVAGAVLAVLFLPRRAAVVPAPGGDAVQGVAADRVPGDVPASTR, encoded by the coding sequence ATGAACCGGACGACGAGCGGCACGGTGGGGTCGCGCCGGTGGTGGGCGCTGGGCGGCGTCACCCTGGCGGTGCTGGCCGTGTCGATGGACGTGACGATCCTCAGCGTCGCGCTGCCGACGCTGGCCGGAGCGTTGTCGGCGACTGCCGCGGACCTGCAGTGGTTCTCCGCCGGCTACGCCCTGGTGCTGGCGGCGCTGACCCTGCCGGCCGGCTGGCTGGGTGACCGGCTCGGCCGCAAGCGGGTGCTGATGGGCTCGCTGCTGGTGTTCGCGGCAGGCTCCGCGGCCTGCGCCTACGCCGGGTCGGCGGCGTGGTTCGTCGTCGCGCGCATGCTGCTCGGCGTCGGCGGGGCCGGGGTGGTCGTGATGGCCGTCTCCGCGCTGACGGTGCTGTTCGACGACGCCGAGCGTCCCCGCGCTGTGGCGGTGTGGGGCGCCGCGAACCTCGTCGCGTTCCCCGTCGGCCCCATCCTGGGCGGCTGGCTGCTGTCCCACGTCTGGTGGGGCTGGGTGTTCCTGCTCAACGTGCCGGTCAGCCTGCTGGGCCTCGCGGCGGTCGCGGCGTGGGTCCCGGAGAGCTCCGCGGACCGGCCGCCTCGGCTCGACGGCGTGGGGCTGGTCGCCTCGAGCGCCGGGCTCGCGGCGCTGACGTGGGGGTTCATCCAGGCCGGTCAGGACGGGTGGAGCTCGGCTCGGGCGTGGGCCCTGATGGTCACCGGGCTGCTGGCGCTGGTCGGGTTCGGCGGCTGGGAGGCGCGGCTGGCACGGCGTGGGGGACAGCCGCTGGTGGACCCCGCCCTGTTCCGCTCGGCGTCGTTCAGCTGGGGCGTGACGCTGTTCGCCGTGCTGACCCTGGCGCTGATCGGCCTGATCTTCGCGCTGCCGCAGTACTTCCAGGCGGTGCTGGGCACCGACCCCCAGGGCTCGGGGCTCCGGTTGCTGCCCCTGGTCGGAGGCCTGCTGGTGGGGCTGGGGCCGTCCCGCGCCCTGGCGGTGCGGGTGGGGGTGAAGACGACGGTGGCGGCCGGCTTCGTCGTGCTGGCCGCCGGTCTCGCGATCGGTGCGACGACGACGACCGCCTCCGGCACCGGGTTCGCGGCGCTCTGGACGGCGGTCAGCGGGGTCGGCACCGGCATGGTGATGGCGACGGTCGCCGCCGCGGCCCTCGCCGAGATCCCGGCGGAGCGGGCGGGCGTCGGCTCGGCGGTGATGCAGGCCGTCAAGGGGGTCGGCGCGCCGCTCGGTGCCGCCGTGCTCGGCAGCGTGCTGGCCGCCGGCTACCGGAACCACCTGCCTGTGGTGACCACCCCCGGTGGTGCCGGTGAGGCGATGCGCGCCAACGTGTTCGCCGGGCTGCGGGTCGCACGGCAGCTGCACGACGCGCAGCTCGGCCGGCAGGTGCAGGCGGCGTTCGTGCACGGGGTGACCGGCACGTTGCTGGTGTCGCTCGCGGTGGCCGTGGCCGGCGCTGTGCTCGCGGTGCTGTTCCTGCCTCGTCGTGCCGCCGTCGTCCCTGCGCCTGGTGGCGACGCCGTGCAAGGCGTTGCGGCCGATCGGGTGCCCGGGGACGTGCCGGCGAGCACTCGATGA
- a CDS encoding UvrD-helicase domain-containing protein yields the protein MQGAAELLIGGFAVVAMIAIVRIRHRAAARRLEELRVAAAPSLDELRGWRTSVETRIDDLVHEGRWISRDTWTDWTRSGPLPAAALLKLAGVPGAGEEARQSLAFLREELASLVASANQQVLRNELRARRALFDSIESQPLTDEQAAAVVTFDNRVQVIAAAGSGKTSVMVARAAYSILRGFVPAERILLLAFNKDAATELQERVTTRLAAAGIASDGLRAATFHSFGLSVIGQATGRKPRLAAWLDGGGDVQMVGRIVDELRDRSPYFRFRWDLYRLLFARMADEPGDGEPDAYNSASKETGYRTYNGEVVKSQGERMIADFLFLNGVRYEYEKPYVYDVADATHSQYRPDFFYPDIDVWHEHWALDRHGKPPEEFVGYAEGIEWKKSVHRSHGTSLIETTWATILDQTGFQPLADELKARGLPLDWNPDRPTRGAEPLKHEDLALLMRTFLTHVKSNSLTKEQLEERLQANTKVSHYRAQLFLGVFWEIYAQWQARLAADDSIDFEDMLVQAADHLEARRVDMGYDLVLVDEFQDASRARARLTRALVDKPHRYLLAVGDDWQSINRFAGSDLSLMTDFANWFGESKTLRLQTTFRSPQSICDTASGFVSKNTRQFAKQVRSVQPDYGPPVSLVRVPRAEAVRGAVAATLDEISRGVRAGKVPPGLSGAVRVDILGRYRFDRDVMPLQSYPGLAVSFRTVHASKGLEADYVILPNVSAGTYGFPSEVVDDPVLSLAMTDADPYPHAEERRLFYVALTRARRAVTIIGIQGKESSFIAELIADHRIELSHLSAVEMAEACPACGNGILVVRRHRATGRQFLGCNAFPRCTYTRNR from the coding sequence ATGCAGGGGGCTGCGGAGTTGTTGATCGGCGGGTTCGCCGTCGTCGCAATGATCGCGATTGTGCGGATTCGCCATCGTGCCGCCGCGAGGCGACTGGAGGAGTTGCGGGTCGCGGCGGCTCCTTCGCTGGACGAGCTCCGCGGATGGCGAACCTCGGTTGAGACGCGCATCGACGATCTCGTCCACGAGGGTCGCTGGATCTCCCGCGACACATGGACCGACTGGACGAGGTCGGGGCCTCTCCCGGCGGCGGCGCTCCTCAAACTCGCTGGAGTGCCAGGCGCCGGCGAGGAGGCACGTCAGTCCCTCGCATTCCTCCGCGAAGAACTGGCCTCGCTCGTAGCGTCGGCGAACCAGCAGGTGCTCCGAAATGAACTCAGGGCCAGACGCGCCCTCTTCGACAGCATCGAGTCGCAGCCCCTGACCGACGAGCAGGCGGCCGCGGTGGTGACCTTCGACAACCGGGTGCAGGTGATCGCTGCCGCGGGCTCCGGCAAGACGTCGGTGATGGTGGCTCGGGCCGCATACTCGATCCTTCGCGGCTTCGTGCCTGCCGAGCGGATTCTGCTGCTGGCGTTCAACAAGGACGCCGCGACGGAACTGCAGGAACGGGTGACCACCCGGCTCGCTGCTGCTGGCATCGCATCCGACGGATTGCGAGCCGCAACCTTCCACTCCTTCGGCCTCTCGGTGATCGGACAGGCGACTGGGCGGAAGCCGCGCCTGGCCGCCTGGCTGGACGGTGGCGGTGACGTACAGATGGTTGGCCGGATCGTCGACGAGCTTCGTGACCGCTCCCCGTACTTCCGGTTCCGCTGGGACCTGTACCGCCTGCTGTTCGCTCGGATGGCGGACGAGCCGGGCGACGGTGAGCCGGACGCCTACAACTCAGCCAGCAAGGAGACGGGTTACCGCACCTACAACGGTGAGGTCGTCAAGAGCCAGGGCGAGCGGATGATCGCCGACTTCCTCTTCCTCAACGGCGTGCGCTACGAGTACGAGAAGCCCTACGTCTACGACGTCGCGGATGCGACGCACTCGCAGTACCGGCCGGACTTCTTCTACCCCGACATCGACGTCTGGCACGAGCACTGGGCGCTCGACCGTCACGGGAAGCCCCCGGAGGAGTTCGTCGGCTATGCCGAAGGCATCGAGTGGAAGAAGTCGGTGCACCGCAGCCACGGCACGAGCCTGATCGAGACCACGTGGGCGACGATCCTTGACCAAACCGGCTTCCAGCCTCTGGCTGATGAGCTGAAGGCCCGCGGCTTGCCGCTGGACTGGAATCCCGACCGTCCTACCCGGGGCGCGGAACCTCTGAAGCACGAGGACCTGGCGCTGCTGATGCGCACCTTCCTCACTCACGTGAAGTCCAACTCGCTCACCAAGGAGCAACTCGAGGAGCGGCTCCAGGCGAACACGAAGGTCTCGCACTACCGGGCACAGCTCTTCCTCGGAGTGTTCTGGGAGATCTACGCGCAGTGGCAGGCTCGCCTGGCTGCTGACGACTCGATCGACTTCGAGGACATGCTCGTCCAGGCTGCCGATCACCTCGAGGCCCGCCGTGTCGACATGGGTTACGACCTCGTTCTCGTCGACGAGTTCCAAGACGCCAGCCGCGCGCGAGCTCGCCTGACCAGGGCCCTGGTGGACAAGCCGCACCGCTACCTGCTCGCCGTCGGCGACGACTGGCAGTCCATCAACCGCTTCGCCGGCTCCGACCTCTCCCTCATGACCGACTTCGCGAACTGGTTCGGCGAGTCGAAGACGCTGCGGTTGCAGACGACCTTCCGCTCCCCTCAGTCGATCTGCGATACAGCCAGTGGTTTTGTCTCGAAGAACACGCGGCAGTTCGCCAAGCAGGTCAGGTCGGTCCAGCCCGATTACGGGCCGCCGGTGTCGCTCGTTCGCGTTCCGCGTGCGGAAGCGGTCAGGGGAGCGGTCGCCGCAACTCTCGACGAGATCTCCCGGGGAGTCCGGGCCGGGAAGGTCCCACCGGGACTGTCGGGAGCGGTGAGAGTCGACATCCTCGGCCGCTACCGGTTCGACCGCGACGTCATGCCGTTGCAGTCGTATCCCGGTCTGGCCGTCAGCTTCCGGACGGTCCACGCGTCGAAGGGCCTCGAGGCCGACTACGTGATCCTGCCGAACGTGTCAGCGGGGACGTACGGCTTCCCGAGCGAAGTGGTGGACGACCCCGTTCTCTCGCTCGCCATGACCGACGCCGACCCGTACCCCCATGCCGAGGAGCGTCGCCTGTTCTACGTCGCGCTCACCCGTGCTCGACGGGCGGTGACGATCATCGGCATCCAAGGCAAGGAGTCGAGCTTCATCGCCGAGCTGATCGCCGATCACCGCATCGAGCTCTCGCACTTGAGCGCGGTCGAGATGGCGGAAGCGTGCCCGGCATGCGGCAACGGCATCCTCGTCGTCCGACGGCATCGGGCGACCGGCCGTCAGTTCCTCGGGTGCAACGCCTTCCCACGGTGTACCTACACGCGCAACCGGTGA